A section of the Cygnus olor isolate bCygOlo1 chromosome 14, bCygOlo1.pri.v2, whole genome shotgun sequence genome encodes:
- the LOC121077652 gene encoding neuropeptide Y receptor type 6-like: protein MMDKAIQNPSEILSNRSISNSSYSQFFNFDTCQPSFPVVSLLITAYTVVTTVGLFGNLCLIVIIKRQKEVQNVTNILIANLSLSDVLICIMCIPVTVAYTLMDYWIFGEAVCKISSFVQSISVTVSIFSLVLIAIERYQLIVNPRGWKPNISHAYWGIIFIWFLSLVISIPFLIFHQLTDEPFKHLSFHSDFYKNKAVCIEAWPSVTERLIFTTSLLVFQYCLPLGFIFICYLKIFVCLRRRHSKIDRMRENESRLSENKRINMILISIVVTFAACWLPLNIFNVVFDWNYEALMSCNHNLAFTLCHLVAMISTCINPIFYGFLNKNFQKDLIVLVHRCRCSTSQEEYENIALSNLHTDVSKGSLKLNTPPVDI from the coding sequence ATGATGGATAAAGCCATTCAGAATCCTAGTGAGATTTTATCTAATAGATCTATCTCAAACAGCAGCTATTCCCAGTTTTTTAACTTTGATACGTGCCAACCTTCCTTCCCTGTGGTATCCTTGCTTATTACAGCCTACACAGTGGTTACAACAGTGGGGCTTTTTGGAAATCTTTGCCTCATTGTTATaataaagagacagaaagaagttCAAAATGTTACAAACATTTTGATTGCCAACCTCTCTTTATCAGATGTCTTGATCTGCATCATGTGTATTCCCGTCACAGTTGCATATACTTTAATGGACTACTGGATATTTGGGGAAGCTGTGTGTAAAATAAGCTCCTTCGTACAAAGTATATCTGTCACAGTCTCCATTTTCTCACTTGTCCTGATTGCTATCGAGAGATACCAGTTAATTGTGAATCCACGTGGCTGGAAGCCTAATATTTCACATGCCTACTGGGGAATCATTTTCATCTGGTTTCTTTCCCTTGTAATAtccattccttttttaatatttcaccaATTAACTGATGAACCCTTCAAGCATCTATCTTTCCATAGTGACTTCTATAAGAACAAAGCGGTGTGCATCGAAGCCTGGCCCTCTGTTACAGAACGACTGATTTTCACCACTAGTCTGCTGGTTTTCCAGTACTGCTTGCCCCTGgggtttatttttatctgctaTCTCAAGATTTTTGTATGCCTCCGGAGGAGACACAGTAAAATAGATAGGATGAGAGAGAATGAGAGCAGACtgagtgaaaacaaaaggattaaTATGATCTTGATATCAATTGTTGTGACCTTTGCAGCTTGCTGGTTGCCTCTCAATATATTCAATGTTGTTTTTGACTGGAACTATGAGGCACTGATGAGCTGCAATCATAATTTAGCATTTACACTGTGCCACCTTGTGGCCATGATCTCAACGTGTATCAATCCCATCTTTTATGGGTTTCTCAACAAGaattttcagaaggatttgaTAGTATTAGTTCACCGCTGCAGATGCTCAACATCACAAGAGGAATATGAAAACATTGCCCTTTCAAATCTGCACACTGATGTATCTAAGGGATCCCTGAAATTAAACACTCCCCCTGTGGATATCTAA